Proteins co-encoded in one Nitrospiraceae bacterium genomic window:
- the murA gene encoding UDP-N-acetylglucosamine 1-carboxyvinyltransferase, with amino-acid sequence MDRIVITGGVPLHGEVQVSGAKNSALPLLASTILGGEKCVLTNVPRVVDVMTMGKLLRMLGASVVHEGNRAVVRADVIHSTQAPYDLVKTMRASVLVLGPLLARWGEARVSMPGGCAIGSRPVNLHLAGLAKLGAEVSIEHGYIRAKAKRLIGARIYCDTTTVTGTENLMMAASLAQGTTVIENAAKEPEIVDLANFLVKRGARITGAGTDVITIEGVRELRGSDHEVIPDRIEAGTHLVAGAITKGSVTVNRCRPDHLEALLIKLREAGATVHIQKERVQLSVEKRLKSVDIRTLPFPGFPTDMQAQMVALMTVSEGTSVITETVFESRFMHVEELWRMGADIKIEGNRAVVTGPTGLAGAPVMASDLRASAGLILAGLAAEGVTEVLRVYHLDRGYERIEEKLRGLGAKIERRKEGMATTPGP; translated from the coding sequence ATGGATCGCATCGTCATCACAGGTGGAGTTCCACTGCACGGAGAAGTGCAAGTGAGCGGCGCCAAAAATTCGGCCTTGCCGCTCTTGGCCTCGACGATCCTGGGTGGTGAGAAGTGTGTTCTCACCAACGTGCCCCGCGTTGTTGATGTCATGACCATGGGCAAGCTGCTGCGCATGTTGGGCGCGTCCGTTGTACATGAAGGCAATCGTGCCGTCGTGCGGGCCGACGTCATTCATTCGACACAGGCACCCTATGACCTTGTGAAGACCATGCGAGCCTCCGTCCTGGTCTTAGGGCCGCTACTCGCGCGATGGGGCGAAGCGAGAGTCTCGATGCCCGGAGGCTGTGCGATTGGTTCCCGGCCCGTCAATCTGCACCTCGCAGGACTCGCGAAGCTGGGAGCGGAAGTGTCTATCGAGCACGGCTACATTCGGGCAAAGGCGAAGCGATTGATAGGGGCCAGGATCTATTGCGATACCACGACCGTGACGGGCACCGAGAATCTCATGATGGCTGCATCACTCGCACAGGGCACAACAGTCATCGAAAATGCCGCGAAAGAGCCGGAAATCGTCGACCTAGCCAATTTTCTTGTCAAGCGGGGCGCGCGCATTACGGGAGCCGGGACGGATGTGATCACGATCGAAGGAGTTCGCGAGCTCCGAGGCAGCGATCACGAAGTGATTCCGGACCGCATTGAAGCCGGAACACATCTCGTAGCTGGGGCGATCACGAAAGGGTCGGTCACCGTGAATCGGTGTCGGCCCGACCATCTGGAGGCGCTCTTGATCAAACTGCGCGAAGCGGGCGCAACCGTCCACATTCAAAAAGAACGGGTACAGCTCAGCGTGGAGAAACGACTGAAGAGTGTGGACATCCGGACACTACCATTCCCGGGATTTCCGACCGATATGCAGGCGCAGATGGTGGCGCTCATGACCGTTTCCGAGGGGACGAGTGTGATTACCGAAACGGTGTTCGAAAGCCGCTTCATGCATGTCGAAGAACTGTGGCGTATGGGAGCGGACATCAAAATCGAAGGGAATCGCGCGGTCGTCACCGGTCCGACAGGGCTCGCCGGCGCTCCGGTCATGGCCTCCGATCTTCGGGCCAGCGCGGGGTTGATTCTTGCCGGTCTGGCGGCGGAAGGCGTGACCGAGGTCTTGCGCGTCTACCATCTCGACCGTGGCTATGAGCGGATCGAGGAAAAGCTCCGTGGGTTGGGGGCCAAGATTGAGCGCAGGAAGGAAGGGATGGCCACGACACCCGGGCCATGA
- the hisG gene encoding ATP phosphoribosyltransferase produces MLTIALSKGKLLDPTLEVFRLAGYASTSVTTDSRKLVFPCPEIGITFLIVRPTDVPTYVEYGAADVGICGKDVLLEQDSDVYEPLDLGFGACRIAVAALRGQGSRNRLSSKIRVATKYPNITEQYFNQHGVPVELIKLYGSIELAPIVGLADRVVDLVETGSTLQAHDLVEVELIARSTARLIVNRASLKLKHAAVTELIRKLRTVAAVKKGTAPRRSSRTAKRARK; encoded by the coding sequence ATGCTGACGATCGCGTTATCCAAAGGCAAGCTCCTCGATCCCACGCTGGAGGTATTCCGCCTGGCCGGATATGCGTCTACGAGTGTGACGACGGACAGCCGGAAGCTGGTTTTCCCCTGCCCTGAGATCGGGATCACCTTTCTTATCGTGAGGCCGACCGATGTGCCGACCTACGTCGAATATGGGGCTGCGGATGTCGGAATCTGCGGAAAGGATGTGCTCCTGGAGCAGGATAGCGATGTCTACGAGCCATTGGATTTAGGGTTCGGAGCGTGTAGAATTGCCGTCGCTGCGCTTCGGGGGCAGGGGTCGCGCAATCGATTGTCGTCGAAGATTCGGGTGGCCACGAAGTACCCGAACATCACGGAACAGTATTTCAATCAGCACGGCGTGCCGGTCGAACTCATCAAGCTCTATGGATCGATCGAGCTCGCACCGATCGTCGGTTTAGCCGACCGGGTCGTTGACCTCGTCGAAACGGGGAGCACCTTACAAGCACACGATCTCGTCGAAGTCGAACTCATTGCCCGCTCCACGGCCAGATTGATCGTGAATCGGGCCAGCCTCAAACTGAAACATGCAGCGGTGACGGAGCTGATCCGAAAATTGCGGACAGTGGCAGCAGTCAAGAAGGGTACCGCTCCACGAAGGTCGAGCCGGACCGCAAAACGAGCTCGCAAATGA
- the hisD gene encoding histidinol dehydrogenase, producing the protein MSMKIVSSSDRAFTTTVKKVAGRARVQGAAVEKSVKTILQAVERGGDRAVFRYTKQFDRVTLKPAAVRVTAEEIKEAYYRIRKDEGDALRFAAQRIAAFHERQRMKTWMYQDHGATLGQLVTPIDSVGVYVPGGKAVYPSSVLMCAIPARVAGVPRIVMCTPPQKDGINPYLLVAADLAGVTEIYRVGGVQAIGALAFGTATIARVDKIIGPGNIYVATAKRMLYGTVGIDMVAGPSELLIVADDNAKPEHVAADLLCEAEHDEDAQVYLVTTSRQLAKDVAQEIGDQLKGLQREKIAAKSISRHAVTFVVTTMDEAIDLANEIAAEHVTLSVDEPFDYLEKIRHGGAFFLGRYTPPSLADYVAGPNHVLPTGGTARFFSALSVHDYTKISNIVHCTKEELSKVKDHLIRLAHIEGFDAHAKSAQSRFS; encoded by the coding sequence ATGAGCATGAAGATCGTATCGTCAAGCGACCGCGCGTTTACCACGACGGTCAAGAAGGTCGCAGGCCGCGCACGGGTTCAGGGCGCGGCAGTGGAAAAGTCCGTCAAGACGATTCTCCAGGCAGTGGAACGGGGAGGGGACCGCGCAGTCTTCCGCTACACCAAGCAGTTCGATCGCGTAACGTTGAAGCCGGCGGCTGTCCGAGTGACTGCGGAAGAAATCAAAGAAGCCTATTATCGCATTCGCAAAGATGAAGGGGATGCCTTGCGATTTGCCGCGCAGCGCATCGCAGCGTTCCACGAGCGCCAACGCATGAAAACCTGGATGTATCAAGACCATGGAGCTACGTTGGGACAACTCGTCACACCGATTGATTCCGTCGGGGTGTATGTGCCTGGTGGTAAGGCGGTGTACCCTTCCTCAGTACTGATGTGCGCCATACCCGCGAGAGTCGCCGGCGTGCCGCGCATCGTCATGTGCACGCCTCCACAGAAAGATGGAATCAACCCTTATCTGTTGGTGGCGGCGGATCTCGCCGGTGTGACGGAAATTTACCGCGTGGGAGGGGTGCAAGCGATCGGCGCGTTGGCTTTCGGAACGGCCACAATCGCCAGGGTCGATAAGATTATCGGGCCTGGCAACATCTACGTAGCGACGGCAAAGCGCATGCTTTACGGGACCGTGGGGATCGATATGGTAGCGGGCCCGAGCGAGTTGCTCATCGTTGCAGACGACAACGCAAAGCCGGAGCATGTAGCGGCCGATCTCCTCTGCGAGGCGGAGCACGATGAAGACGCACAGGTGTATTTAGTCACGACATCCCGTCAGTTGGCGAAAGATGTGGCCCAGGAGATTGGCGATCAGTTGAAGGGGTTGCAGCGCGAAAAGATTGCGGCGAAATCGATCTCGCGACATGCGGTGACGTTTGTTGTCACCACGATGGACGAGGCGATCGATCTAGCCAACGAGATCGCGGCAGAGCATGTGACGCTTTCGGTGGATGAGCCTTTCGATTATCTGGAGAAAATCCGGCATGGAGGCGCGTTCTTCCTCGGTCGGTATACCCCGCCGTCGCTGGCAGATTACGTGGCCGGCCCAAATCACGTCTTGCCGACAGGCGGCACGGCCCGCTTCTTCTCGGCCTTGTCCGTCCATGACTATACGAAGATTAGCAACATTGTGCATTGCACGAAAGAGGAGCTGAGTAAGGTGAAAGACCATCTCATTCGCCTCGCGCACATTGAAGGGTTCGACGCCCATGCAAAGTCGGCCCAAAGCAGGTTCTCATGA
- the hisB gene encoding imidazoleglycerol-phosphate dehydratase HisB → MKKNGAAPRQASVQRATKETDIRVEWTLDGSGQGKINTSIRFFDHMLELLAKHGFFDLTVLAKGDIDIDEHHTVEDVGIVMGQALHQALGEKAGIKRFGFASAPLDETLAQVTVDLSGRPYLVYNVKLTDRKIKAFDLGLFEDFFQAFVTHGGLNLHVNLLYGRNPHHIMEAIFKALAKALDQATMLEERLAGKVLSTKGIL, encoded by the coding sequence ATGAAAAAAAACGGAGCAGCTCCCAGGCAAGCGTCGGTCCAGCGCGCGACCAAGGAGACAGACATTCGCGTCGAATGGACATTAGACGGCAGCGGGCAGGGGAAAATTAACACGTCGATCCGCTTCTTCGATCACATGCTGGAGCTACTGGCGAAACATGGGTTTTTCGACCTGACTGTTCTCGCTAAAGGTGATATCGATATCGATGAACACCACACGGTCGAAGATGTCGGCATTGTCATGGGCCAAGCCCTGCATCAGGCCTTGGGCGAGAAGGCGGGGATCAAGCGATTCGGGTTTGCCTCGGCGCCGCTCGATGAAACGCTGGCGCAAGTGACGGTCGATCTCAGCGGGCGTCCCTATCTCGTGTATAACGTGAAACTAACGGATCGGAAGATCAAGGCGTTCGACCTCGGGCTCTTCGAAGATTTTTTCCAAGCCTTCGTCACACACGGCGGGCTGAATCTGCACGTGAACCTTCTATATGGCCGTAACCCGCACCACATCATGGAGGCGATTTTCAAGGCGCTAGCCAAGGCACTCGATCAAGCAACGATGCTGGAGGAGCGGTTGGCGGGGAAAGTATTGTCCACAAAGGGAATATTGTAA
- the hisH gene encoding imidazole glycerol phosphate synthase subunit HisH, with the protein MIAIIDYGMGNLRSVHKAFEAVGHQAVVTRDVTTIKNASHVVLPGVGAFGDCMANLERYRLIEPIRSTIQSGKPFLGICLGLQLLFTESEEFGLHKGLGIVPGRVRRFMVDKHEGRRLKIPHMGWNQAHFQRACPLFSGIADGANWYFVHSYFVDPSDRQIAATTTTYGIPFVSSIWRDNVVGCQFHPEKSQTVGLQLIKNFGAWK; encoded by the coding sequence ATGATTGCGATCATCGACTACGGGATGGGCAACTTGCGAAGTGTCCATAAGGCGTTTGAAGCTGTTGGACATCAAGCGGTCGTGACGCGTGACGTAACGACGATCAAGAACGCCAGTCACGTTGTCTTGCCCGGGGTCGGCGCCTTTGGCGACTGCATGGCAAATCTAGAGCGATACCGCTTGATCGAGCCGATCAGGTCGACCATTCAATCAGGGAAACCCTTTCTGGGAATCTGCCTCGGACTGCAATTGCTGTTTACGGAAAGCGAAGAATTCGGGCTCCACAAGGGGCTCGGCATCGTTCCTGGAAGGGTGAGACGGTTTATGGTCGACAAGCATGAAGGCAGGCGTCTAAAAATCCCGCATATGGGCTGGAACCAGGCCCATTTCCAGCGGGCCTGTCCGTTGTTCAGCGGAATTGCGGATGGCGCCAATTGGTATTTCGTACATTCTTATTTCGTAGATCCCAGTGATCGGCAGATCGCTGCGACCACAACGACCTACGGTATTCCGTTTGTATCGAGCATCTGGCGGGACAATGTGGTGGGTTGCCAGTTTCATCCGGAAAAGAGTCAAACGGTCGGGTTGCAGCTTATTAAGAACTTTGGGGCATGGAAGTGA
- the hisA gene encoding 1-(5-phosphoribosyl)-5-[(5-phosphoribosylamino)methylideneamino]imidazole-4-carboxamide isomerase, producing the protein MIVIPAIDLKDGRCVRLRQGDMAAETVYSSDVPAVARRWQEQGARLIHVVDLNGAVDGEPRNLPEIQSIVETVSVKVQVGGGIRHIDTVRRYLATGISRVVLGTAALTDRIFLERACKEFPRRILLGLDARDGKVAVRGWTSVSETKAIDLLKELSDYELGAVIYTDIARDGMLGGPNIQALREVVERSSFPVIASGGITRLEDLRAIRSLGPRVEGAIVGKALYDGNLDYATAAASVDEGFEARGER; encoded by the coding sequence ATGATCGTTATTCCGGCGATTGATTTAAAAGATGGACGTTGTGTGCGGCTCCGTCAAGGCGATATGGCGGCGGAGACGGTCTATTCCAGCGATGTGCCTGCTGTGGCCCGCCGCTGGCAAGAGCAGGGGGCAAGGTTGATCCATGTCGTCGACCTGAACGGGGCCGTAGATGGCGAACCGCGCAATCTTCCAGAGATTCAGTCGATCGTCGAAACCGTGAGTGTGAAGGTGCAAGTGGGTGGGGGTATCAGGCATATCGATACGGTACGCCGGTACCTCGCTACGGGAATTTCCCGTGTGGTGCTGGGCACCGCCGCCTTGACGGATCGGATATTCTTGGAACGAGCGTGCAAGGAGTTCCCTCGCCGCATTCTGCTCGGGCTCGATGCCCGTGACGGGAAAGTGGCTGTCAGGGGTTGGACATCGGTATCTGAAACCAAGGCGATTGACCTGTTGAAAGAATTGTCGGACTACGAGTTGGGCGCGGTCATCTATACCGATATTGCCCGTGACGGCATGCTGGGCGGGCCGAACATCCAGGCGCTGCGTGAAGTCGTTGAGCGTTCGTCTTTCCCCGTCATTGCGTCGGGTGGCATTACGCGTCTAGAAGACCTGCGCGCGATTCGGTCGCTTGGGCCTCGAGTCGAAGGGGCGATCGTGGGGAAGGCTCTTTACGATGGCAACCTCGATTATGCAACTGCCGCGGCATCAGTAGACGAGGGGTTTGAGGCGAGAGGCGAGAGGTGA
- the hisF gene encoding imidazole glycerol phosphate synthase subunit HisF, producing MLTKRIIPCLDVTGGRVVKGVSFVNLRDAGDPVEVATVYDREGADELCFLDITASHENRKTIIDVVERTAERVFMPLTVGGGVRTLEDIRALLNAGADKVSINTAAVERPEFVKEAAERFGTQCIVVAIDAKRRASPAEGWEVFTHGGRKPTGIDVVEWAKKMEQYGAGEILLTSMDQDGQQTGYDLALTAAVSETVSIPVIASGGVGTLDHLYDGFVTGKADAVLAASIFHYRTHTIPEAKAYLRAKGVAVR from the coding sequence ATGCTGACCAAACGCATTATTCCTTGCCTCGATGTGACGGGTGGCCGCGTCGTTAAGGGTGTGAGCTTCGTGAACCTGCGCGATGCGGGCGATCCGGTCGAGGTGGCGACGGTCTATGATCGCGAAGGAGCGGACGAACTCTGCTTCCTCGACATTACGGCCTCTCATGAAAACCGGAAGACGATCATCGACGTGGTGGAACGGACCGCCGAGCGGGTATTCATGCCATTAACGGTTGGCGGAGGAGTGCGCACGCTTGAAGACATCCGTGCCTTGCTCAATGCTGGAGCCGACAAAGTGAGTATCAACACCGCAGCGGTCGAACGGCCGGAATTCGTCAAGGAAGCGGCGGAACGGTTCGGGACGCAGTGCATTGTTGTAGCCATCGACGCAAAGCGCCGTGCTTCTCCGGCTGAAGGTTGGGAGGTCTTCACGCACGGAGGCCGAAAACCGACTGGAATCGACGTTGTGGAGTGGGCAAAGAAGATGGAGCAGTACGGCGCCGGTGAGATTTTGTTGACCAGCATGGATCAGGACGGGCAGCAAACCGGCTATGACTTGGCTTTGACGGCCGCCGTGTCAGAAACGGTTTCGATTCCGGTGATCGCCTCGGGCGGTGTCGGCACATTAGATCATCTGTACGATGGCTTCGTGACCGGGAAGGCAGATGCGGTGTTGGCCGCATCGATATTCCACTACCGGACCCATACGATTCCCGAAGCCAAAGCGTATCTCCGTGCAAAAGGAGTCGCGGTTCGATAA
- the hisIE gene encoding bifunctional phosphoribosyl-AMP cyclohydrolase/phosphoribosyl-ATP diphosphatase HisIE yields MDLTQLKFDAQGLIPAVVQDWRDGTVLMVAFMNKEALHKTVTTKSVHFWSRSRETLWEKGETSGHKLVVKDLFVDCDGDALLVKAEPTGPTCHTGEKTCFFSRIDQPGVKTSEAWGGILERLYQTIQDRKRQPSNDSYTSRLLDGGVDRVLKKVVEEAGEVVLAGKGGKKDEIIYETADLLFHTLIALGYHDITLQEVYQELATRFGKPGLRKGAGS; encoded by the coding sequence ATGGATCTTACTCAGCTGAAGTTTGATGCTCAGGGTTTGATTCCAGCCGTGGTGCAGGATTGGCGCGACGGCACAGTGCTAATGGTGGCCTTCATGAACAAGGAGGCGCTGCACAAAACAGTCACGACCAAATCCGTGCATTTCTGGAGCCGATCCCGTGAGACACTCTGGGAGAAGGGGGAAACATCCGGCCACAAGCTCGTAGTCAAGGATCTTTTCGTGGATTGCGACGGTGATGCTCTGTTGGTAAAGGCCGAGCCGACCGGTCCGACCTGCCATACCGGTGAGAAAACCTGCTTCTTCTCCCGCATTGATCAGCCGGGTGTGAAAACTTCCGAGGCTTGGGGCGGCATTCTCGAGCGGCTTTATCAGACGATCCAGGATCGTAAGCGACAACCATCCAACGACTCCTATACCTCCAGGCTCTTGGACGGAGGCGTCGATCGGGTACTGAAGAAAGTCGTGGAAGAAGCTGGCGAAGTGGTTCTGGCGGGGAAGGGCGGGAAGAAAGATGAGATCATCTATGAGACGGCGGATCTGCTCTTCCACACCTTAATTGCCCTCGGCTATCATGACATTACGCTTCAAGAGGTCTATCAAGAATTGGCGACTCGGTTCGGTAAGCCAGGTTTGCGGAAAGGGGCCGGTTCATGA
- a CDS encoding histidine triad nucleotide-binding protein: MSDCIFCKIANKSIPSKLIYEDDQVVAFDDLHPQAPVHSLVIPKRHVVSVQELEEQDQGLLGRLVLACTKIAKLKGLAENGYRLVTNTGRDGGQSVFHLHFHILGGRHMAWPPG, translated from the coding sequence ATGAGCGACTGCATCTTTTGTAAGATTGCCAACAAGTCGATCCCGTCGAAGCTGATCTATGAAGACGACCAGGTCGTGGCATTCGACGATCTGCACCCTCAGGCCCCGGTCCACTCGCTGGTCATTCCCAAGCGACACGTGGTGTCGGTGCAGGAATTGGAGGAACAAGATCAAGGATTGTTGGGGCGACTGGTGCTGGCCTGTACAAAGATCGCCAAACTCAAGGGACTGGCCGAGAACGGATACCGGTTGGTGACTAACACTGGGCGGGATGGGGGACAGTCAGTTTTTCACCTGCACTTCCACATCTTGGGCGGCCGACATATGGCCTGGCCGCCTGGGTAG
- the dnaG gene encoding DNA primase, whose protein sequence is MGRGLISEDVINQIRDRIDIAEVVGQHVNLTRAGQNLKGLCPFHQEKTPSFTVSSSRQIFHCFGCGAGGNVFSFLMRITGASFPDTVRELAEKVGVEVKESAGGAGSQAAPSGRIERLNQATASWFQGNLRDQTTGAPARAYLASRGIEAAIIERFGIGYVPPDWDGLSTALAKQGFSASELAAAGLTVAREHASGFYDRFRGRVMFPIVDLRKRVVGFGGRILGEGTPKYLNSPDTPLFRKGQTLFALDVAREAVARLKTVIVVEGYFDAIALHQAGLTHTVATLGTALTPEHIQVLRRFASKVVLLFDPDQAGVRAALRGLDLFVNSGMGVTVVTLPEGEDPDTYVRHEGPDAFVRLEAQAPSLLDFALEQSLKAAQSSTLEERIRSVDEILRILQKSEHPIEREERIRLVAERLGINQQRLIERYPALIQKSAPRVTTRRGETAPSAQLFKGPAEERDLVFLLLQGQLSPTDVRRLRPEAFSVPACRLIVEAALTCLDRDGRIGLRNLLDSIVDHPECGTVATELSMREDHFDDVRAHVKGCLDTLDRKRAEAVLRELIAQLKEAEREGRTEDARSLNARVNELRMQKSGQSSAGSLSLVKE, encoded by the coding sequence GTGGGTCGAGGACTGATTTCCGAAGACGTGATCAATCAAATCCGGGATCGGATCGACATTGCTGAGGTCGTTGGGCAGCACGTCAATCTGACAAGGGCCGGTCAAAATTTGAAGGGACTGTGTCCCTTCCATCAGGAAAAAACTCCCTCTTTCACGGTCAGTTCCTCGCGCCAAATCTTTCACTGCTTCGGCTGTGGTGCTGGCGGCAACGTGTTTAGTTTTTTAATGCGCATTACAGGAGCAAGTTTTCCTGACACGGTGCGCGAGCTAGCGGAAAAGGTTGGCGTCGAAGTCAAGGAGAGTGCGGGCGGTGCAGGTTCTCAAGCAGCACCGTCAGGTCGAATCGAGCGACTCAATCAAGCGACTGCTTCGTGGTTTCAGGGCAATCTTCGCGACCAAACCACTGGAGCGCCGGCCCGCGCGTATTTAGCCAGTCGAGGCATTGAGGCGGCGATCATCGAACGGTTTGGAATTGGCTACGTACCACCTGACTGGGATGGCTTGAGCACAGCACTCGCGAAACAAGGGTTTTCAGCGAGCGAGTTGGCAGCAGCTGGATTGACTGTGGCGCGAGAGCATGCGTCCGGGTTTTATGATCGGTTTCGCGGTCGTGTGATGTTTCCGATCGTCGACCTCCGTAAGCGCGTAGTGGGGTTCGGAGGGCGCATTCTCGGCGAAGGTACGCCAAAATATTTGAACTCTCCTGATACGCCGCTGTTTAGGAAGGGCCAGACTCTCTTCGCGCTCGATGTGGCCCGTGAAGCCGTTGCCCGTTTGAAGACCGTGATCGTCGTTGAAGGCTACTTTGACGCCATCGCGTTGCATCAAGCAGGCCTCACGCATACGGTGGCCACATTGGGAACTGCCCTAACCCCCGAGCATATTCAGGTATTGCGGCGATTTGCTTCGAAAGTTGTGCTGCTGTTCGATCCCGATCAAGCCGGGGTCCGGGCGGCGTTACGGGGATTGGATCTGTTCGTCAACAGCGGGATGGGAGTGACGGTCGTTACGCTTCCGGAAGGCGAAGACCCCGATACCTATGTGCGACACGAAGGGCCGGATGCGTTTGTGCGATTGGAAGCACAAGCTCCGAGTCTCTTGGATTTTGCGTTGGAGCAGAGTTTGAAGGCAGCGCAGTCGAGTACGCTCGAGGAACGGATCCGAAGCGTGGACGAAATCCTGCGAATTTTGCAAAAGAGTGAGCACCCAATCGAACGAGAGGAACGCATCCGGCTCGTGGCGGAGCGACTCGGGATCAATCAACAGCGGTTGATCGAGCGGTATCCGGCCCTGATCCAGAAGTCTGCACCTCGAGTAACGACTCGCCGAGGGGAGACTGCCCCTTCTGCACAGTTGTTCAAGGGGCCGGCTGAGGAACGGGATCTCGTGTTTCTCTTGCTTCAGGGACAGCTGTCACCAACTGATGTGCGACGACTCAGGCCGGAGGCCTTTTCGGTACCGGCTTGTCGCCTCATCGTTGAAGCCGCGCTGACCTGTCTTGATCGGGATGGTCGGATCGGTCTTCGAAACTTGCTCGATTCGATCGTCGACCATCCGGAGTGCGGAACCGTGGCCACAGAACTCTCCATGCGCGAGGACCACTTTGACGATGTGCGGGCTCATGTGAAAGGGTGTCTGGATACGTTAGACCGTAAGCGGGCGGAGGCGGTGCTGCGGGAGCTGATCGCGCAACTGAAGGAAGCAGAACGTGAGGGCCGTACAGAAGATGCGCGATCGCTCAATGCCCGCGTGAACGAATTGCGAATGCAAAAATCCGGTCAATCGTCGGCCGGGTCTCTCTCTCTGGTAAAGGAGTAG